In the Oryza glaberrima chromosome 6, OglaRS2, whole genome shotgun sequence genome, one interval contains:
- the LOC127777370 gene encoding B-box zinc finger protein 32-like, whose product MGGEAERCALCGAAAAVHCEADAAFLCAACDAKVHGANFLASRHHRRRVAAGAVVVVEVEEEEGYESGASAASSTSCVSTADSDVAASAAARRGRRRRPRAAARPRAEVVLEGWGKRMGLAAGAARRRAAAAGRALRACGGDVAAARVPLRVAMAAALWWEVAAHRVSGVSGAGHADALRRLEACAHVPARLLTAVASSMARARARRRAAADNEEGWDECSCSEAPNALGGPHVSDTARQK is encoded by the coding sequence ATGGGTGGCGAGGCGGAGCGGTGCGCGCTctgtggcgcggcggcggcggtgcactgCGAGGCGGACGCGGCGTTCCTGTGCGCGGCGTGCGACGCCAAGGTGCACGGGGCGAACTTCCTCGCGTCGCGGCACCACCGGAGGCGGGTGGCGGccggggcggtggtggtggtggaggtggaggaggaggaggggtatGAGTccggggcgtcggcggcgtcgagcacGTCGTGCGTGTCGACGGCCGACTCCgacgtggcggcgtcggcggcggcgaggcgggggaggaggaggaggccgagggcggcggcgcggccccgCGCGGAGGTGGTTCTCGAGGGGTGGGGCAAGCGGATGGGCctcgcggcgggggcggcgcggcggcgcgccgcggcggccgggcgcgcgCTCCGGGCGTGCGGCGgggacgtcgccgccgcgcgcgtcccgcTCCGCGTCGCCATGGCGGCCGCGCTGTGGTGGGAGGTGGCGGCCCACCGCGTCTCCggcgtctccggcgccggccatgCGGACGCGctgcggcggctggaggcgtgCGCGCACGTGCCGGCGAGGCTGCTcacggcggtggcgtcgtcgatggcccgcgcgcgcgccaggcggcgcgccgccgcggacaACGAGGAGGGCTGGGACGAGTGCTCGTGTTCTGAAGCGCCCAACGCCTTgggtggcccacatgtcagtgacacagCTCGTCAGAAATGA